In a genomic window of Myxococcus fulvus:
- a CDS encoding RrF2 family transcriptional regulator, with translation MNSRFTMAAHIVAMLAKCSAKAEGPLTSEVMARSIQTNPVVVRRLLGDLARSGLIETKRGARGGVTLARGPETITLRDIYESVEEGELFGRHPVGPAPDCTIGPCVAEYLEGVFGRAEAALKKSLEGTTVAQMSEELEARFRALNPSLEQSG, from the coding sequence GTGAACAGCCGATTCACCATGGCGGCGCACATCGTCGCGATGCTCGCGAAATGCTCGGCGAAGGCGGAGGGTCCGCTCACGTCCGAGGTCATGGCGCGCAGCATCCAGACGAACCCCGTCGTGGTGCGGCGGCTGCTGGGCGACCTGGCGCGCTCGGGGCTCATCGAGACGAAGCGCGGCGCCCGGGGCGGCGTGACGCTGGCCCGAGGCCCGGAGACCATCACCCTCCGCGACATCTACGAGTCCGTGGAGGAGGGCGAGCTGTTCGGCCGCCACCCCGTGGGGCCCGCGCCGGACTGCACCATCGGCCCGTGCGTGGCCGAGTACCTGGAGGGCGTCTTCGGCCGCGCGGAGGCCGCGCTGAAGAAGAGCCTGGAGGGCACCACCGTCGCCCAGATGTCAGAGGAGCTGGAGGCCCGCTTCCGCGCGCTCAACCCCTCCCTCGAGCAGTCCGGCTGA
- a CDS encoding sigma-70 family RNA polymerase sigma factor, whose translation MAEGPSPAPQAALLAMEEHRTALTGHCYRMLGSVAEAEDAVQETFVRALGHLEHFEGRSSARTWLYRIATHRCIDVLQERAHRVRPMELGPPGPLDAPLGERPGEEWLEPVPDALVVPSHASPAELVMMRQSIRLAFVAALQHLPPRQRAALLLTEVLDWSAAEVAEALELTVPAVNSALQRARATLATKDVSAPRAALSEQQASLVDRYVDAFERYDMAALTALLHQEVNMSMPPLSLWIRGPQQVALWMEGRGAACRGSRLVPVSANGAPAFGQYKPGGPDGMLAPWALNVLEIEGEHIVGLNYFLDAKTLFPRFGLPPFLPAR comes from the coding sequence ATGGCTGAAGGCCCTTCCCCCGCACCGCAGGCCGCGCTCCTCGCGATGGAGGAGCACCGCACCGCGCTCACCGGACACTGCTACCGGATGCTCGGCTCCGTCGCCGAGGCCGAGGACGCCGTCCAGGAGACCTTCGTGCGCGCGCTCGGCCACCTGGAGCACTTCGAGGGGCGCTCCAGCGCGCGCACGTGGCTGTACCGCATCGCCACCCACCGCTGCATCGACGTGCTCCAGGAGCGCGCCCACCGCGTGCGGCCCATGGAGCTGGGGCCGCCGGGCCCGCTGGACGCGCCCCTGGGCGAGCGGCCCGGTGAGGAGTGGCTGGAGCCCGTGCCGGACGCGCTCGTGGTGCCGAGCCACGCCTCGCCCGCGGAGCTGGTGATGATGCGGCAGAGCATCCGGCTGGCCTTCGTCGCCGCGCTCCAGCACCTGCCGCCCCGCCAGCGCGCGGCGCTGCTGCTCACGGAGGTGCTGGACTGGTCCGCCGCCGAGGTCGCCGAGGCGCTGGAGCTGACGGTGCCCGCCGTCAACAGCGCGCTGCAGCGGGCCCGCGCCACGCTGGCCACCAAGGACGTGAGCGCGCCGAGAGCGGCGCTGTCGGAGCAGCAGGCCTCGCTGGTGGACCGGTACGTGGACGCGTTCGAGCGCTACGACATGGCCGCGCTCACCGCCCTGCTCCACCAGGAGGTCAACATGTCCATGCCTCCGCTCTCGCTCTGGATTCGCGGGCCCCAGCAGGTGGCCCTGTGGATGGAGGGACGGGGCGCGGCGTGCCGGGGCTCGCGGCTGGTGCCCGTGTCGGCCAACGGCGCCCCCGCGTTCGGCCAGTACAAGCCGGGCGGCCCGGACGGGATGCTCGCCCCGTGGGCGCTCAACGTGCTCGAAATCGAGGGGGAGCACATCGTCGGGCTCAACTACTTCCTCGACGCGAAGACGCTCTTCCCCCGCTTCGGGCTGCCCCCCTTCCTGCCCGCGCGCTGA
- a CDS encoding VOC family protein translates to MAMTGSRKLFVNLPVKDLKRTNAFFTKLGFTFDARFCDDHATCMVISEEAFVMLLTEARFQDFSKKALCDTRTTAEGIFALSASSREDVDRMVKTAVASGGSTAGEPQDHGFMYGWSFFDPDGHHWEVIHMDMSALPH, encoded by the coding sequence ATGGCCATGACCGGCTCGCGCAAGCTCTTCGTCAACCTGCCCGTGAAGGACCTGAAGCGCACGAACGCGTTCTTCACGAAGCTGGGCTTCACGTTCGACGCCCGCTTCTGTGATGACCACGCGACGTGCATGGTCATCAGCGAAGAGGCCTTCGTGATGCTGCTCACGGAGGCGCGCTTCCAGGACTTCAGCAAGAAGGCCCTGTGCGACACGCGCACGACGGCCGAGGGCATCTTCGCGCTGTCGGCCTCCAGCCGCGAGGACGTGGACCGGATGGTGAAGACGGCGGTGGCGTCCGGCGGCTCAACGGCGGGAGAGCCCCAGGACCACGGCTTCATGTACGGCTGGAGCTTCTTCGACCCGGATGGCCATCACTGGGAGGTCATCCACATGGACATGAGCGCGCTGCCGCACTGA
- a CDS encoding LysR family transcriptional regulator, with product MNLNHLTVFLAVAQTRGYTQAAKRLDVDKGHVSRVVRALESELGVVLLTRTTRAVALTVAGEQLLARIAEPLAALESATTSLEDRPVTPSGLVTVTTTPDLGRTVVAPLVAAFRARYPLVRVRLVLESSVVALAATRSDLALRVGTLRPGPFKARKLGTLEAGFFASPRYLASRGSMKSVSELARHDGLWPSTQPGRKSFAAKKDSPPAAVECEDFGALLELARNAGGVALLPTFLAARDVAQGTLVRVLSDLTFPGTPLSLVTLPERPLAPRVVAMRDFLIEHVPTALAMKPH from the coding sequence ATGAACCTCAACCATCTGACGGTCTTCCTCGCGGTGGCGCAGACGCGCGGCTACACGCAGGCCGCGAAGCGGCTCGATGTCGACAAGGGACACGTGAGCCGGGTGGTCCGCGCGCTCGAGTCCGAGCTGGGCGTGGTCCTCCTCACCCGGACGACGCGCGCGGTGGCGCTGACCGTCGCGGGAGAACAACTCCTCGCGCGCATCGCAGAGCCCCTCGCCGCGCTCGAATCCGCCACGACCTCGCTGGAGGACCGGCCCGTGACACCCTCGGGCCTGGTGACGGTGACGACGACGCCGGACCTGGGCCGCACCGTGGTGGCGCCCCTGGTGGCCGCCTTCCGCGCACGCTACCCGCTGGTCCGGGTGCGGCTCGTCCTGGAGTCCTCGGTGGTGGCACTCGCGGCGACGCGCTCCGACCTGGCCCTGCGGGTGGGCACGCTGCGCCCCGGGCCGTTCAAGGCCCGCAAGCTGGGCACCCTGGAGGCGGGCTTCTTCGCCTCGCCCCGCTACCTGGCGTCACGCGGGAGCATGAAGTCCGTGAGCGAGCTGGCCCGGCATGACGGCCTGTGGCCCTCGACCCAACCGGGGCGCAAGAGCTTCGCCGCGAAGAAGGACTCGCCTCCCGCGGCCGTCGAGTGCGAGGACTTCGGCGCCCTGCTGGAGCTGGCCCGGAACGCGGGCGGCGTGGCGCTGTTGCCCACGTTCCTCGCCGCGCGGGACGTGGCGCAGGGAACGCTCGTTCGGGTGCTGTCGGACCTCACCTTCCCCGGCACCCCGCTCTCCCTCGTCACCCTCCCCGAGCGCCCTCTCGCGCCTCGCGTGGTCGCGATGCGCGACTTCCTCATCGAGCACGTTCCGACGGCGCTCGCGATGAAGCCCCATTAG
- a CDS encoding LLM class flavin-dependent oxidoreductase translates to MIPFSVLDLSPIRQGSDAADALRSTLDLARHAERWGYRRFWLAEHHNMTGIASAATAVVIGHVAQGTSSIRVGAGGIMLPNHSPLVIAEQFGTLETLYPGRIDLGLGRAPGTDQRTAAALRRSRVDTSDAFPQDVAELQAYFQDPEPQQAVRAVPGMGLKVPLWILGSSLFGAQLAAVMGLPYAFASHFAPQQLLSALRVYRANFRPSAVLDKPYAMVGLNVFAADTEPEAQKLFTSLLQAFINLRRGRPGQLPPPVDSMDGRITEYELAEVESMLACSIVGNPQQVEEGLRSFIAEVQPDELMVTSQIFDHTARLRSYELLAQAHARLSSGEGASSSAG, encoded by the coding sequence ATGATTCCCTTCTCTGTTCTCGACCTCTCCCCCATCCGCCAGGGCAGCGACGCGGCGGACGCCCTGCGCTCCACGCTGGACCTGGCCCGCCACGCGGAGCGCTGGGGCTACCGGCGCTTCTGGCTGGCCGAGCACCACAACATGACCGGCATCGCCAGCGCGGCCACCGCCGTCGTCATCGGCCATGTCGCCCAGGGCACCTCGAGCATCCGCGTGGGCGCCGGCGGCATCATGCTGCCCAACCACTCGCCCCTCGTCATCGCCGAGCAGTTCGGCACGCTCGAAACCCTGTACCCCGGCCGCATCGACCTGGGCCTGGGCCGCGCCCCCGGCACGGACCAACGCACCGCCGCCGCCCTGCGCCGCAGCCGCGTGGACACCTCCGACGCGTTCCCCCAGGACGTCGCCGAGCTCCAGGCCTACTTCCAGGACCCCGAACCTCAACAGGCCGTGCGCGCCGTGCCGGGCATGGGGCTCAAGGTGCCCCTGTGGATCCTCGGCTCCAGCCTCTTCGGCGCGCAGCTCGCCGCCGTCATGGGCCTGCCGTACGCGTTCGCCTCGCACTTCGCGCCCCAGCAGCTCTTGTCCGCCCTGCGCGTGTACCGCGCCAACTTCCGCCCCTCCGCGGTGCTCGACAAGCCCTATGCCATGGTCGGCCTCAACGTCTTCGCGGCCGACACGGAGCCAGAGGCCCAGAAGCTGTTCACGTCGCTCCTGCAGGCCTTCATCAACCTGCGCCGCGGACGCCCCGGCCAGCTGCCTCCTCCCGTGGACAGCATGGACGGACGCATCACCGAGTACGAGCTGGCGGAGGTGGAGTCCATGCTGGCCTGCTCCATCGTCGGCAACCCCCAGCAGGTGGAGGAGGGACTGCGCTCCTTCATCGCGGAGGTCCAGCCCGACGAGCTGATGGTCACCTCGCAGATCTTCGACCACACCGCGCGGCTGCGCTCCTACGAGCTGCTCGCCCAGGCCCATGCCCGCCTCTCCAGCGGCGAAGGCGCGTCCAGTTCCGCGGGCTGA
- a CDS encoding MnmC family methyltransferase: MSGEGNPRDGDFELVTLRNGSRAVRHLGHGEVMHPSVGPWKEALGLYVEQPKLAERLSQPGPTLVIHDVGLGAATNAVAALTCARELGAARQRALEVVSFEVDLAPLRLALADAAGFPFLQPFRAAVETLMRDGVWEEEGLVWRLHLGDAVPFLDGALPVADLVYFDPFSPASNPDMWTEGVLARVRRHCREDGEGALLLTYSAATPTRVTLLLAGFFVGAGSSTGTKGETTVASTRRESLVAPLGQRWVERWTRSSSRAPHGGSLTPEVEARVLAHPQWR, encoded by the coding sequence GTGAGCGGCGAGGGCAATCCGCGTGACGGGGACTTCGAGCTCGTCACGCTGCGCAACGGCTCGCGCGCGGTGCGGCACCTGGGGCATGGCGAGGTGATGCACCCGTCGGTGGGCCCGTGGAAGGAGGCGCTGGGGCTCTACGTCGAGCAGCCGAAGCTGGCGGAGCGGTTGTCCCAGCCGGGGCCCACGCTGGTCATCCACGACGTGGGGCTGGGGGCGGCGACGAACGCGGTGGCGGCGCTGACGTGCGCGCGGGAGCTGGGCGCGGCGCGGCAGCGGGCGTTGGAGGTGGTGAGCTTCGAGGTGGACCTGGCGCCGTTGCGGTTGGCGCTGGCGGACGCGGCGGGGTTCCCGTTCCTGCAGCCGTTCCGCGCGGCCGTCGAGACGCTGATGCGGGATGGAGTGTGGGAGGAGGAGGGGCTTGTCTGGCGGCTGCACCTGGGGGACGCGGTGCCGTTCCTGGACGGGGCGCTGCCGGTGGCGGACCTGGTGTATTTCGATCCGTTCTCCCCCGCGTCGAACCCGGACATGTGGACGGAGGGCGTGCTCGCGCGGGTGCGTCGGCACTGCCGCGAGGACGGTGAGGGCGCGCTGCTGCTCACGTACAGCGCGGCGACACCCACGCGGGTGACGTTGCTGCTGGCGGGGTTCTTCGTGGGGGCGGGCTCGTCCACGGGGACGAAGGGCGAGACGACGGTGGCCTCCACGCGGCGCGAGTCGCTGGTGGCGCCGCTGGGGCAGCGGTGGGTGGAGCGGTGGACGCGCTCCTCGTCGCGGGCTCCGCATGGCGGAAGTTTGACGCCCGAGGTCGAGGCGCGCGTGCTCGCGCATCCGCAGTGGCGTTGA
- a CDS encoding AAC(3) family N-acetyltransferase: MSDEISQQQMEEQLRALGVREAGVLLVHTSFRAVRPVEGGPLGLVAALRAALGPRGTLVMPTMTDGESVFDPRSTPTTDMGITAELFWRQPGVVRSTHPGGSFAAAGPHAVEICRPQPLSPPHGPDSPVGQVHALGGQVLLLGVTHSEDTTLHLAEALAGVPYSISHPCVVEVDGVASTVDIAETDHCCTGFRRADAWLRARGLQREGKVGHADARLADARDIVAVAMEQLATDPLVFLCGPDAGCEECTLARDSVSR; the protein is encoded by the coding sequence ATGTCCGACGAGATCAGCCAACAACAGATGGAGGAGCAGCTCCGCGCCCTCGGCGTGCGCGAGGCGGGCGTGCTCCTGGTCCACACGTCGTTCCGCGCCGTGCGTCCCGTGGAAGGCGGGCCGCTCGGACTGGTGGCTGCCCTGCGCGCCGCCCTCGGTCCTCGTGGGACATTGGTGATGCCGACGATGACGGATGGCGAGTCCGTCTTCGACCCACGCTCCACACCCACCACGGACATGGGCATCACCGCGGAGCTGTTCTGGCGCCAGCCGGGCGTGGTGCGCAGCACGCATCCGGGCGGCTCGTTCGCCGCGGCGGGTCCCCACGCGGTGGAGATCTGCCGCCCACAGCCCCTGTCTCCGCCGCACGGCCCCGATAGCCCCGTGGGTCAGGTGCACGCGCTGGGCGGACAGGTCCTCCTGCTCGGCGTGACACACAGCGAGGACACCACGCTGCACCTCGCGGAGGCGCTCGCGGGCGTGCCCTACTCCATCTCCCATCCCTGCGTCGTCGAGGTCGACGGTGTCGCGAGCACGGTGGACATCGCCGAGACGGACCACTGCTGCACCGGCTTCCGTCGCGCGGACGCGTGGCTCCGGGCTCGGGGCCTGCAACGTGAGGGCAAGGTGGGCCACGCCGACGCACGACTGGCGGACGCGCGGGACATCGTCGCCGTCGCGATGGAGCAGCTCGCCACGGACCCGCTCGTCTTCCTCTGCGGGCCAGACGCCGGCTGCGAGGAGTGCACGCTCGCTCGTGACAGCGTCTCGCGCTGA
- a CDS encoding ABC-F family ATP-binding cassette domain-containing protein, producing the protein MFNVINVSKAYGPKKLFEEVNVTFSPGRRYGLTGPNGAGKSTFMKILAGDEEADMGNVIRPRKLGILRQDHFRYEENRVLDVVLMGNKPLWEAMSEKNQLLAKSDITEEDGNRLGELEGVIAEEDGYSAESDAATLLAGLGIEESFHEGQMRQLTGGLKLRVLLAQALFGKPEGLLLDEPTNNLDIDSIRWLENFLHEYEGVLITISHDRHFLNSICTHIADIDYEAIIQYTGGYDDMVRQKAQLRTRVESETAEKKKKIAQLQDFVARFHAGTRASQVQSRIKQIDKLKTEDLKRSNIARPFIRFDQKVLSGKQTLMVEGISKSFDGQPVIRPFNALVCKGERVCVIGRNGVGKSTLVRMLAGQLEPDTGKIGWGHQASVGYLPQDHHGVVRKGTTCFGWLRDLHDKLTNEEISGVLGRMLFSGEERMKNTDTLSGGETVRLLLSKLMIMQDNVLVLDEPTNHLDLESISALAEGLQKYEGTVIVVTHDQELISEVATRIWSLQAGQEVLDFNGPYSEFREKHADVAAHRR; encoded by the coding sequence ATGTTCAACGTCATCAACGTCTCCAAGGCCTACGGGCCCAAGAAGCTGTTCGAGGAGGTCAACGTGACCTTCTCCCCGGGCCGTCGCTACGGCCTGACCGGTCCCAACGGGGCGGGCAAGTCCACGTTCATGAAGATCCTCGCCGGAGACGAGGAAGCGGACATGGGCAACGTCATCCGCCCGCGCAAGCTGGGCATCCTGCGCCAGGACCACTTCCGCTATGAGGAGAACCGCGTCCTCGACGTCGTCCTCATGGGCAACAAGCCCCTGTGGGAGGCCATGTCGGAGAAGAACCAGCTGCTGGCCAAGTCCGACATCACCGAGGAGGACGGCAACCGGCTGGGTGAGCTGGAGGGCGTCATCGCCGAGGAGGATGGCTACTCGGCGGAGAGCGACGCGGCCACGCTGCTGGCGGGCCTGGGCATCGAGGAGTCGTTCCACGAGGGCCAGATGCGGCAGCTGACGGGCGGCCTCAAGCTGCGCGTGCTGCTCGCCCAGGCGCTGTTCGGCAAGCCCGAGGGGCTCTTGCTCGACGAGCCCACGAACAACCTCGACATCGACTCCATCCGCTGGCTGGAGAACTTCCTGCACGAGTACGAGGGCGTGCTCATCACCATCAGCCACGACCGGCACTTCCTCAACTCCATCTGCACGCACATCGCGGACATCGATTACGAGGCCATCATCCAGTACACCGGTGGCTACGACGACATGGTGCGGCAGAAGGCCCAGCTGCGCACGCGCGTCGAGTCCGAGACGGCGGAGAAGAAGAAGAAGATCGCCCAGCTGCAGGACTTCGTCGCGCGCTTCCACGCCGGCACCCGCGCCTCCCAGGTGCAGAGCCGCATCAAGCAGATCGACAAGCTGAAGACGGAGGACTTGAAGCGCTCCAACATCGCCCGTCCGTTCATCCGCTTCGACCAGAAGGTCTTGAGCGGCAAGCAGACGCTCATGGTGGAGGGCATCAGCAAGTCCTTCGACGGCCAGCCCGTCATCCGGCCCTTCAACGCGCTGGTGTGCAAGGGCGAGCGGGTCTGCGTCATCGGCCGCAACGGCGTGGGCAAGTCCACCCTGGTGCGCATGCTCGCCGGCCAGCTGGAGCCGGACACGGGCAAGATCGGCTGGGGCCACCAGGCCTCCGTGGGCTACCTGCCGCAGGACCACCACGGCGTCGTGCGCAAGGGCACCACCTGCTTCGGCTGGCTGCGCGACCTGCACGACAAGCTCACCAACGAGGAGATCTCCGGCGTGCTGGGCCGCATGCTCTTCTCCGGCGAGGAGCGCATGAAGAACACGGACACCCTCTCCGGTGGTGAGACGGTGCGCCTGCTCCTCTCCAAGCTGATGATCATGCAGGACAACGTCCTGGTGCTCGACGAGCCCACCAACCACCTGGACCTGGAGTCCATCTCCGCGCTCGCCGAGGGTCTGCAGAAGTACGAGGGCACCGTCATCGTCGTGACGCATGACCAGGAGCTCATCTCCGAGGTGGCCACGCGCATCTGGTCGCTCCAGGCCGGCCAGGAGGTGCTCGACTTCAACGGCCCCTACTCGGAGTTCCGCGAGAAGCACGCGGACGTCGCGGCCCACCGCCGCTGA
- a CDS encoding YihY/virulence factor BrkB family protein, whose translation MVLPGKGMGWLEFFKLLKDEWKRDDVGDVAGALTFRAILALFPFLLFLVSLAGVIIDPNQAQVLIQELGKVAPKEVTSILSQRIESLASSNPVGLLTVGGVGAIWAASGGIVALINALNTAYGVEETRPVWKLRLIAVSTTLIAAVVAIVAALAAVATPALASKLPGPVSTLALWLRLPVAGLLMMFLWAVLYYVLPNAKQKFRFITPGSVVGVLIWVAASWAFSKYVANFGKYDVNYGAIGGVIVLLLWMWLSSQVVLLGAEINAILEQRSPEGKAPGQHVPGQGKALTATKTELEEGGVGLPGSRDFRPQLDPATGQSVANTPPKLGQTPLAAAAKWAAGLGLGVFFLRKTSR comes from the coding sequence ATGGTCTTGCCGGGCAAGGGCATGGGATGGCTGGAGTTCTTCAAGCTCCTGAAGGACGAATGGAAACGCGATGACGTGGGGGATGTCGCCGGTGCGTTGACGTTCCGCGCCATCCTCGCGCTGTTCCCGTTCCTGCTGTTCCTGGTGTCACTCGCGGGCGTCATCATCGACCCCAACCAGGCGCAGGTGCTCATCCAGGAGCTGGGCAAGGTGGCGCCCAAGGAGGTCACCTCCATCCTGAGCCAGCGCATCGAGTCGCTCGCCAGCAGCAACCCCGTGGGCCTGCTCACGGTGGGCGGCGTGGGCGCCATCTGGGCGGCGTCCGGCGGCATCGTCGCGTTGATCAACGCGCTCAACACCGCCTACGGCGTCGAGGAGACGCGGCCGGTGTGGAAGCTGCGGCTCATCGCGGTCTCCACGACGCTGATTGCCGCGGTGGTCGCCATCGTCGCGGCGCTGGCCGCGGTGGCCACGCCCGCGCTGGCGAGCAAGCTGCCCGGGCCCGTGTCCACCCTGGCGCTGTGGCTGCGCCTCCCGGTGGCGGGCCTGCTGATGATGTTCCTGTGGGCGGTGCTCTATTACGTCCTGCCCAACGCGAAGCAGAAGTTCCGGTTCATCACCCCCGGCTCCGTGGTGGGCGTGCTCATCTGGGTGGCCGCGTCCTGGGCCTTCTCCAAGTACGTGGCCAACTTCGGCAAGTACGACGTGAACTACGGCGCCATCGGCGGCGTCATCGTGCTCCTCCTGTGGATGTGGCTGTCCTCGCAGGTGGTGCTGCTGGGCGCCGAAATCAACGCCATCCTCGAGCAGCGCTCCCCGGAGGGGAAGGCGCCGGGGCAGCACGTGCCGGGGCAGGGCAAGGCCCTGACGGCCACCAAGACGGAGCTGGAGGAGGGCGGCGTGGGCCTGCCCGGCTCCCGCGATTTCCGACCCCAGCTGGACCCGGCCACGGGCCAGAGCGTCGCCAACACGCCCCCGAAGCTTGGGCAGACGCCCCTGGCCGCCGCCGCCAAGTGGGCCGCCGGCCTGGGCCTGGGGGTCTTCTTCCTGCGCAAGACGTCTCGATGA
- the tgt gene encoding tRNA guanosine(34) transglycosylase Tgt, with amino-acid sequence MAVRFELVTTDPTGARAGILHTRRGSFRTPMFMPVATHAAFRHLAMEEVKETGASILLANTYHLMLRPGTEVFKRFGGIHPFMQWDGGVLTDSGGFQIFSLPEDRLITEKGAHFRSFYDNSRQLLSPESSIAMQQSINSEIMMVLDVCIDSRTDEAGTREAMERTHRWAVRSLAAKNQVDTGQALFGIVQGGVFPHLRDESAAFLTQLPFDGFAIGGLAVGETKAERETMTLRTTASLPADKPRYLMGVGTPTDLIEAVLRGVDMFDCIIPTKMAQQGYAYTFQGLVRITRTVYRLADEPLDAECDCYVCKRYTRGYLQHLMRGKHHLGSRFLSVHNVRHYQKLMGRIREGILSGTYDQVARELKAAIATPKDLKEEASSRQVTLKEVG; translated from the coding sequence ATGGCCGTCCGTTTCGAGCTCGTCACCACCGACCCCACCGGCGCCCGCGCCGGCATCCTCCACACCCGGCGCGGCAGCTTCCGCACGCCCATGTTCATGCCGGTGGCCACCCACGCCGCCTTCCGGCATCTGGCCATGGAAGAGGTCAAGGAGACCGGGGCCAGCATCCTCCTGGCCAACACCTACCACCTGATGCTCCGGCCCGGCACGGAGGTCTTCAAGCGCTTCGGCGGCATCCATCCCTTCATGCAGTGGGATGGCGGCGTGCTGACGGACTCGGGCGGGTTTCAGATCTTCTCCTTGCCGGAGGACCGGCTCATCACGGAGAAGGGCGCGCACTTCCGGAGCTTCTACGACAACAGCCGGCAGCTCTTGAGCCCCGAGTCCAGCATCGCGATGCAGCAGTCCATCAACTCCGAAATCATGATGGTGCTGGACGTGTGCATCGACTCGCGCACGGACGAGGCGGGCACGCGCGAGGCGATGGAGCGCACCCACCGTTGGGCGGTGCGCAGCCTCGCGGCGAAGAACCAGGTGGACACCGGACAGGCGTTGTTCGGCATCGTGCAGGGCGGCGTGTTCCCGCACCTGCGCGACGAGAGCGCGGCCTTCCTGACGCAGCTGCCGTTCGACGGGTTCGCCATCGGCGGGCTGGCGGTGGGCGAGACGAAGGCGGAGCGCGAGACGATGACGTTGCGCACCACCGCGTCGCTGCCCGCGGACAAGCCGCGCTACCTGATGGGCGTGGGCACGCCGACGGACCTCATCGAGGCGGTGCTGCGCGGCGTGGACATGTTCGACTGCATCATCCCCACGAAGATGGCGCAGCAGGGCTACGCGTACACGTTCCAGGGGCTGGTGCGCATCACCCGCACGGTGTACCGGCTGGCGGACGAGCCGCTGGACGCCGAGTGTGATTGCTATGTGTGCAAGCGCTACACGCGCGGGTACCTGCAGCACCTGATGCGCGGCAAGCACCACCTGGGCTCGCGCTTCCTGTCGGTGCACAACGTGCGGCACTACCAGAAGCTGATGGGCCGCATCCGCGAGGGCATCCTCTCCGGCACGTACGACCAGGTGGCGCGCGAGCTGAAGGCCGCCATCGCCACGCCGAAGGACCTGAAGGAGGAGGCCTCCTCGCGACAGGTGACGCTCAAGGAGGTCGGGTGA